Part of the Streptomyces sp. NBC_00457 genome, CTCCGTCTGCCGTGGGCTCTTGCCCACCTCGGCCTTTATGACGGGCCGTTCTATGATGTCGAGCCCGCTGCCCTGCTGGATGAGGTCCTCCATCACCATGCCGGCGGCGGGGCTGAGCACGGAGAGGCCGAGCAGCCGACCGGCCGCGCTGGCGCTGGTGATGACCGCGTCGGCGCCGGACTGCTTCAGCAGCGGTGCGTTCTCCTCCTCCCGCACCGCGGCCACGATCTTGGCAGCGCGGTTGAGCTGCCGGGCCGTCAGCGTGACAAGGACGGCTGTGTCATCGCGCTGCGTCGCGATGATGACCTTCCGCGCCTTGTGCACCTCGGCCCGCTTCAGCACATCGCTGCGCGTCGCATCGCCCACGATCCCCGCATACCCCTCGGCCGTCGCGGCGTCGATCGCCTTGGAGCTGGGGTCGACCACGACGACCTGCTCCGCCTTGACCCCCGACGCGCACACGGTCTGGATCGCCGAGCGCCCCTTCGTCCCGAATCCGACGACAACAGTGTGATCACGCAAGGCGGACCTCCAGCGGGTCAGGCGCCATTCGTCCCGGGTCCGTTCGGTGAGGACCTCGAGGGTGGTGCCGACCAGGATGATCAGGAACATCACGCGCAGTGGCGTGACGACGAAGATATTGGTGAGCCGAGCGGCATCGCTGACCGGGGTGATGTCGCCGTATCCGGTGGTGGAGAGGGTGACGGTCGCGTAGTACCAGGCGTCGAGGAAGTCGACGGAACCGTCGGAGTTGTCGTTGTAGCCCCCGCGGTCGGCATAGACGAGCAGCGCGGTCACCACCAGGACCAGCAGGGCCAACGCCAACCGCTTGGCGACCTGCCGGAAGGGGTGCGTCACCACCTTCCGCGGAAGTCTCACCCGATGGGTTGTCAGATGTTCACCCGCCTCGCGGGCGATCACATCATGGCCCGGTTGTTTCACGTGAAACACACCTCGATACCGGCGAACGCCCAGGGCAGATCGAGCAGTTCCACCTCCTGCCCCGGCCGGGCACCGCCCGGTGGTACGACGGCCAGCGCATCGGCCGCCGCGATGCCCCGCAGCATCGCCGGGCCGTTGTAGTGCAGCGGAACGGCACTGTCGACGCGCAGCGCCACGGGGATGAGCCGGGTGTCGTACGGATGACCGTGCGCCGCGTCCTGGAGCGGCAACGCCAGCGGTTCGGGGGCCGGGCGGGCGGCGAGGGTGCGCAGCAGCGGTTCGGCGAGCGTGAGCAGGCCGGAGACGGCCGCGAGGGGGTTGCCGGGCAGGCCGACGAGGTGCTGGTCGTCCTTGACGCGAGCCAGCAGCATGGGGTGGCCGGGGCGCACCTCGACGCCGTTGACTAGCAGCTCCGCGCCGATACGGCCCAGTGTGGGGTGGACGTGGTCGACGGGGCCGGAGGCGGTGCCGCCGGTGGTGACGATGAGGTCGGCTTTGGAGGAGGTGATGGCCTTGCGCAGGGCCTTGGCGTCGTCGCCGAGCCGGCGCACCGCGATGACCTCGGCGCCGAGCCCTCGCAGCCAGGGCGGCAGCATCGGGCCGAGCGCGTCCCGGATCAGCCCGTCGTGCGGCAGCCCTTCGGTGAGCAACTCGTCGCCGAGGATGAGGACTTCGGCGCGGGGGCGGGGGACCGCGGTGACGGTGTCGTATCCGGCCGCCGCGGCGAGCCCGAGCACGGCCGGGGTCACCAGGGTGCCGACGGGGAGGAGTTGGTCGCCGGTACGGCATTCCTGGCCGCGTGGGCGGATGTCCTGGCCGTGGCCCACCTCGCGGGTCGCGTGCAGGCGGCCCTGGCTGTCCGTGCGGCCGTGCTCGCTGCGGATGACGGCGGTGGTGTCCAGGGGGATGCGGGCACCGGTGGCGATCCGGACGGCCTCGCCGTCGGTGAGCGGTTCGGGCTCGGCGTGCCCGGCCAGCACGCCCTCGTCGCGTACGTCCCAGGGTCCGGGCCCGGCGACCGCCCAGCCGTCCATCGCGGAGGTGTCGAACGAGGGCAGGTCGGTGAGGGCGGTGAGGGGAGCGGCCAGGGTGAGGCCGAGGGCGGCGTCGAGGGTGACGGAGACGGGGGCGCGGCGGGCCCCCGAGCGGCCCGCACGCTCGGCGATCCTCCGAGCCTCGGCCCAAGGTGTGGCCTGGTGGCGAGGGTGTGCCGGGGATGCCGGGGCACTCTGCGGGGCGGGCACGGCGTGGTCCTCCCGACCGCTGTCTTCCTTCACGAGGGCCAGCACCTCCTCGACGTCGAAGTCCTCGGCGTCGTCGCCGGTCCGGACGGAGCGGGCGGTCATCCGGCGTCCGGGGTGCGGTCGGGCTTGGCGGCGGTCGGAGTGGGGTCGGGTTCGGCGGCGGTCGGGGTACTCCCGGGCTCGACGGCATCCTTCGCGGCGTCTGTCTCGGCCTCTTCGGCCCAGCGCAGGGCCAGTGCGGCGGCCTTGCGGGCGGCCTCCGCGACGGCTTCGGGGCCTCCTCCGGCCTGCGCCGCCGCGTAGCCGACGAGGAAGGTGGTCAGCGGCGCCGCGGGCCTGGCCACTCCGTGGGCGGCGTCGCGCGCGAGGTCGAGCAGGACGCCTTTGTCGACGTCGAGGTCGAGGCCCAGCTCGTCCTTGACTGCGGAAATCCATTCATCCAACACGTGCCCATGCTCCCTGATACGTGCCCTGGCAGTGGCGATGTCGTCCCAGGTGTCGCAGTCGAAGGACGCGACGGGGTCGGGGACGCGGGTGAGGTCGAGCCCGCCGGTCAGCCGGCGCAGGGGCAGACCGGTGAGGCCGCCGTGCTCCCGGGTGAGCGTGGCCAGCCCACGGCGCAGCGCCCGCGCCTGGTAGGCCGCCACCAGCGGCTGGTCGCGGCCGTCGGGGTCGGTCAGGACCGCGCCGTCGGCGGAGCCGTCCCACAGCGTCGCCAGCAGCCGCCCGACGGTCCGCTCGCCGAGGAACGGCAGATCGGCGGAGAGTACGACGACGTACGGAGCCGTGGTGTGCCGCAGCCCGGCGTCGAGCGCGGCGAGCGGTCCGCCGCCGGGCGGGTCCTCGCGGGCCCATGTCACGGGCCGCGCAGTGGGGCGGGGATCGGCGACGACAACGGTGTTCCGTGCCCCGGCGCAGGCCGTCAGCACCCGGTCGAGCAGCGCCCGCCCGCCGACCCGCACACCGGGTTTGTCCACACCGCCGAGCCGGCGTGCGGCGCCGCCGGCGAGGACGACGGCGTCGTACGCGGCGCCGGGATCGCTGGAGGGCTCGTACGCGGTCACTCCCCGAGTATGCGTGCCGTCATGATCGGAGGGAACGGCCACGTGCCTTTCTCACCACGTGCCTTTCTCACATGGTGCGCAGCAGCACCGCCGGCTGTTCCACGCAGTCCGCCACATGGCGCAGGAAGCCGCCGGCCGTGCCGCCGTCGCACACCCGGTGGTCGAAGGTGAGCGAGAGCTGGACGACCTGCCGCACCGCCAGCTCGCCCTGGTGCACCCAGGGCTTGGGGACGATACGGCCGACGCCGAGCATGGCGGCCTCGGGGTGGTTGATGATCGGCGTGGAGCCGTCGACGCCGAACACCCCGTAGTTGTTCAACGTGAAGGTCCCGCCCGTGAGTTCCGCGGGCGTCAGCGTCCCCGTCCGGGCCGCCTCGGTCAGCCGGGCGAACTCCGCGGTCAGCGACTCGGCGTCCCGCGCGTGTGCGTCCCGTACGACGGGCACGACGAGCCCGCGCTCGGTCTGCGCGGCGAAGCCGAGGTGGACGTGGTCGAGCTGGACGATCTCCCTGGCCTCGACGTCGACCGTGGAGTTGAGCTCGGGGAACCGGGCGAGGGCGGCCGTGCAGATGCGTGCCAGCAGGGCGAGGAGGGAGATCTTCGTCCTTCCGGCACCGTTCATCGCTTCGCGCGCCCGCATCAGCTCCGTCGCGTCGGCGTCCACCCAGCAGGTCGCGTCCGGTATCTCCCGCCGACTGCGCGACAGCTTGTCGGCGACTGCGCCCCGGATGCCCTTGAGGGGGATACGGGTGCCGCCGGGCGTGGAGGTGACCGGGGCCCCGGCGGGCGCGTGCGTCACCCGGGCGACGAGGGATTCGGCGGGCGTGGGAACGAGGGGGGTGACCGGGGCGAGCGGGGAGTCGGTGGGGGCGGACGGGGCGGCGGCCGTCGGGGCGGCCGAGGAAGGTGTGGTGGCGGACGGCATGGAGGCATGCGGCGACGGCCGGGCGGACGACGCGGCGGCCGCCCGCAGCGCGTACTCCACGTCGGCCCGCAGGATCAGCCCGTCCGGTCCCGAGCCCGTCAACTCCCGCAGATCCAGCCCGTTCTCCCGAGCGAGCCGCCGCACCAGGGGCGAGATCACGGGGACGGGACCGTCGGCCCGGTGGCCGTTGCCGGAATCGGGCGCGATGTCGGGGGTGGCGTGGGCGATATCGGGGACGTCGGGCATCGGCGAGGCCGGAGCCTCAGCCGCAGCCGTATGAGCGGACGGATCCGTCGAAGCCGTGCGAGCCGTCGGCCGTACCCTCCGGCGGCGGGCCGGGGCGGCGCCGGTGCCGTAACCCACGAGCACGTTGCCTGAGCCCTCACCGGAACCCACGTGCGCGTCCTCACGCGAGCCATCGCCCGATCCCGATCCCGTGGCCGGACCGCCGGAGGCCGCCGCCCCCACGGCCACCGTCAACAGCGGCGCCCCGACGGGAAGTTCCGTGCCCTCCTCGCCGAACCGGGCCGTGACGACGCCGCCGTACGGACAGGGCACCTCGACCATCGCCTTGGCCGTCTCGACCTCGACGACCGGCTGATCGACGGTGACCACGTCGCCGACCTGGACCAGCCAGCGCACGATCTCCGCCTCGGTGAGCCCCTCGCCGAGGTCGGGAAGCTTGAACTCCAACACCTGTGCCATCAGCTCTGGGCCTCCCATTGCAGACGCCCCACGGCGTCCAGGATCCGGTCCACGCCAGGCAGGTGGTGACGCTCCAGCATCGGCGGCGGGTAGGGGATGTCGAACCCGGCCACGCGCAGCACCGGCGCTTCCAGGTAGTGGAAGCAGCGCTCCGTGACACGGGCCGCGATCTCCCCGCCCGGTCCGCCGAACCCGCCCGACTCGTGCACGACCACCGCGCGCCCGGTCCGCCGCACCGAAGCGGAGACCGTCTCGTCGTCGAACGGCACCAGGGAGCGCAGGTCGACGACTTCGAGGTCCCAGCCCTCGGCCCGCGCCGCCTCGGCGGCTTCGAGGCAGACAGGTACGGACGGCCCGTACGTGATCAGCGTGGCGCTCCGGCCCGAGCGCCGCACCACCGCGCGGCCTATCGGTTCAACGGCCGTCGGCTCCTCGGGGTTCCAGGAATCCTTGGACCAGTACAGCCGCTTGGGTTCGAGGACGACGACCGGGTCGTCGGAGGCGATGGCGGCGCGCAGCAGGCCGTAGGCGTCGGCGACGGTGGCGGGCGTGACGACATGGAGCCCCGGAGTCGCCATGTAGTACGCCTCGGAGGAGTCGCTGTGGTGCTCGACGCCGCCGATGCCTCCGCCGTAGGGGACCCGGATGGTGATCGGCAGCGGCATCGTCCCGCGCGTGCGGTTGCGCATCCGGGACACATGGCTGATCAGCTGCTCGAACGCGGGGTAGGCGAAGGCGTCGAACTGCATCTCCACGACCGGCCTGAGGCCGTACATCGCCATGCCGACGGCCGTGCCGAGGATGCCCGCCTCGGCAAGGGGCGTGTCCGTGCAGCGGTCCTCGCCGAACTCCTTGGCGAGGCCGTCGGTGACCCGGAAGACCCCGCCGAGGGTGCCGACGTCCTCGCCCATGACGTGCACGGCGGGGTCGGCGGCCATGGCGTCGCGCAGTGCGCGCGTGAGGGCCTGCGCCATGGTGGCGGGTTTGAGGGCGACGGTGGTCATGGGTGCGTCCCTTCCCGTTCGGCCTCCAGCTCCGCCGCCAACTGCTCCCGCTGCTGGCGCAGTTGGGGTGTGGGCTCGGCGTACACGTGGGCGAACAGGTCCATGGGGTCGAGCGCCGGGTCCTGGTTCATGTGCTCGCGCAGGTCGGCGGCGAGCCGCTCGGCGTCCTCGCGCGCGTGCCGGATGCCGTCCTCGTCGATCAGGCCCCGCTCGGTCAACTCCCGCTCCAGGAGGGCGATCGGGTCGTGTGCGCGCCAGGTCTCGACCTCGGTGTCGGCCCGGTAGCGCTTGTCGTCGTCGGCGTTCGTATGGGCCTCGATGCGGTACGTCACCGCCTCGACCAGCGTCGGACCGCCGCCCGCGCGCGCGTGCCGTACGGCGTCGCTGAGGACCTCGTGCACGGCGGCCGCGTCGTTGCCGTCGACCAGGCGGCCGAGCATGCCGTAGCCGACGGCCTTGTGGGCCAGCGACGGGGCCGCGGTCTGCTTGGCGAGCGGGACGGAGATCGCGAAGCCGTTGTTCTGGACCAGGAAGACGACCGGGGCCTGCCATACGGCGGCGAAGTTGAGCGCCTCGTGGAAATCGCCCTCGCTGGTGCCGCCGTCGCCGACCAGCGCGAGCGCGACCACGTCGTCGCCCTTGAGGCGGGCGGCATGCGCGAGGCCCACGGCGTGCGGGAGCTGGGTGGCGAGCGGGGTGCACAGGGGGGCGACGCGGTGCTCGTGCGGGTCGTAGCCGGTGTGCCAGTCACCGCGCAGAAGCGTCAGAGCCTGGACGGGGTCCATGCCACGGGCGACGGCGGCCAGCGTGTCGCGGTAGCTCGGGAAGAGCCAGTCGCGCTCCTCGAGGGCGAGTGCGGCGGCCACCTCGCAGGCCTCCTGGCCGGTGCTGGAGGGGTACACGGCGAGGCGGCCCTGCTTGGTGAGGGCGGTGGCCTGCGCGTTGTACCGACGTCCGCGCACGAGATGGGCGTAGAGCCGGCGCAGCAGGGCGGGGTCGGCCTTCGCGGCGGCGTCCGTGCCGAGCACGCGGTACGGCTCCGCGTCGGGCAGCAGCGGCGCGGGGTCCATACGGGGCTGCCAGGCGGGCGGCGGCGTTGGCCGATATGCGCCCCGCTGCTCCATGACCGTCATCACGGCACCTCCTCATGGGAGTGGCTTGGAGAGGCGCGTCGGATGTGATGCGCCTCACCTACCGATTGTTCGGTCGTCGGCACAATTTGGCTACAGGCACCTTCAGGCTGTGGACAAACGGTTCTCCACAGCCTGAGATGGACGCAGTACGTCCATGGTAGAGAGGCGGGGGGACATGGCACCTGAACAAATGGCCGAAGGTCCCGAGGGCAGCCCCCTGCCGCCCGCGCGGCCCCTCGACGCCATCGATCAGGACATCCTGCAGATGCTCCAGGCGGACGGCCGCGCGTCGATACGGTCGGTCGCCGAACGGGTCCATGTCTCGCGCGCCAACGCCTATGCGCGCATCAACCGCCTCATCGAGGACGGCGTCATCCGCGGCTTCGGGGCCCGCGTGGACCATGAACGCGCGGGCCAGGGGACGTCGGCATACATCACGCTGAAGATCGTCCAGAACACCTGGCGCACGGTGCGCGAGCAGCTCAAGCAGCTCCCCGGGGCAGCCCATATCGCCCTGGTGGGCGGAGACTTCGACGTGCTGCTGCTGGTCCACACGTCCGACAACCGGGCCCTGCGGGAGCTGGTACTGACCCGCATCCAGGCGATCCCCGAGGTACTCAGCACTCGCACGCTGCTGGTGTTCGAGGAGGAGGACCTGGAGCCGCAGGCCTGACCCTGGCGTCCGGCTAGTGTCCTGCGCCAGTAGTTGATCGTTAGTTGGTGTGTGACTTCTACTGCTGGTGCGTCAGTTCCTCGTCGGGGCCCGAAGCTGCAGCCGTTGCTGCTGTCTGATGACGAGCGGGCGGTGTTGGAGCGGTGGACGCGTCGGGCAACATCGGCCCAGGCCCTGGCCCTGCGAGCGCGGATCGTGCTGGCGTGCGCGGGGCCGGAAGTACCGCCGATTGTCGCGGTCGCCCGCGAGTTGCGGGTGGCCGCGGACACGGTCCGCAAGTGGCGGCGGCGCTTCCTCACCCAGCGGCTGGACGGACTGGTCGACGAGCCCCGACCGGGCCGGCCGCCCACCATCAGCGTCGATCAGGTGGAAGCCGTCGTGGTCACCACGCTGGAACAACTGCCCAAGAACGCCACCCACTGGTCGCGGAAATCGATGGCGCAACACAGCGGCCTGTCGAAGTCCACGGTCGGCCGGATCTGGCGGCAGTTCCAGCTCAAGCCGCATCTGGCGGACACCTTCAAGTTGTCGACCGACCCGTTGTTCGTGGAGAAGGTCTACGACGTCGTGGGCCTGTACTTCAACCCGCCCGAGGGGGCGGTGGTGCTGTCGGTGGACGAGAAGTCGCAGATCCAGGCCCTGGACCGGTCCCAGCCGGTGCTGCCGATAATGCCGGGCATGCCCGAGCGGCGCACCCATGACTACGTGCGCAACGGGCTGACCACCCTCTTCGCTGCCTTCGACGTCGCCACCGGTGAAGTCATCACCGCCCTGCACCGTCGGCACCGGGCTGCGGAGTTCAAGAAGTTCCTGATCCGGATCGACAAGGAGGTGCCCGCACAGCTGCAGGTCCACCTGATCGTGGACAACTACGGCACCCACAAGACTCCAGCGATCAAGGCCTGGCTGGCGAGACACCCGCGCTTCGAGCTGCACTTCACCCCGACCGGCTCCTCGTGGATCAACCAGGTCGAGCGGTGGTTCGGCTACCTCGCGCACCAGATGATCCGCCGCGGCGCACACAAGAACATCCAAGCCCTCGAGGCCGACATCCGCGCCTGGGTCAAGGACTGGAACGAAGACCCTAAACCGTTCATCTGGACCAAGACCGCCGAAGAGATCCTCGACTCCCTCGCCCGCCTCTGCCGACGGATCTCTGGCGCAGGACACTAGGAGGACTTGCGCAGTCCCCCGAACACCAGCTGCGCGACCGCGTCGGCCACTTCGCGCTCGTTCATGCCGCGCCCGTCCGGCCGGTACCACTCGACGATCGAGTTGATCATCC contains:
- a CDS encoding potassium channel family protein, whose translation is MKQPGHDVIAREAGEHLTTHRVRLPRKVVTHPFRQVAKRLALALLVLVVTALLVYADRGGYNDNSDGSVDFLDAWYYATVTLSTTGYGDITPVSDAARLTNIFVVTPLRVMFLIILVGTTLEVLTERTRDEWRLTRWRSALRDHTVVVGFGTKGRSAIQTVCASGVKAEQVVVVDPSSKAIDAATAEGYAGIVGDATRSDVLKRAEVHKARKVIIATQRDDTAVLVTLTARQLNRAAKIVAAVREEENAPLLKQSGADAVITSASAAGRLLGLSVLSPAAGMVMEDLIQQGSGLDIIERPVIKAEVGKSPRQTEDLVVSVVRGHRVLGYDDPAVGKLELTDRLITIVRATPGTHVAPDVRPLPQD
- a CDS encoding molybdopterin molybdotransferase MoeA, whose amino-acid sequence is MTARSVRTGDDAEDFDVEEVLALVKEDSGREDHAVPAPQSAPASPAHPRHQATPWAEARRIAERAGRSGARRAPVSVTLDAALGLTLAAPLTALTDLPSFDTSAMDGWAVAGPGPWDVRDEGVLAGHAEPEPLTDGEAVRIATGARIPLDTTAVIRSEHGRTDSQGRLHATREVGHGQDIRPRGQECRTGDQLLPVGTLVTPAVLGLAAAAGYDTVTAVPRPRAEVLILGDELLTEGLPHDGLIRDALGPMLPPWLRGLGAEVIAVRRLGDDAKALRKAITSSKADLIVTTGGTASGPVDHVHPTLGRIGAELLVNGVEVRPGHPMLLARVKDDQHLVGLPGNPLAAVSGLLTLAEPLLRTLAARPAPEPLALPLQDAAHGHPYDTRLIPVALRVDSAVPLHYNGPAMLRGIAAADALAVVPPGGARPGQEVELLDLPWAFAGIEVCFT
- a CDS encoding NTP transferase domain-containing protein, with product MTAYEPSSDPGAAYDAVVLAGGAARRLGGVDKPGVRVGGRALLDRVLTACAGARNTVVVADPRPTARPVTWAREDPPGGGPLAALDAGLRHTTAPYVVVLSADLPFLGERTVGRLLATLWDGSADGAVLTDPDGRDQPLVAAYQARALRRGLATLTREHGGLTGLPLRRLTGGLDLTRVPDPVASFDCDTWDDIATARARIREHGHVLDEWISAVKDELGLDLDVDKGVLLDLARDAAHGVARPAAPLTTFLVGYAAAQAGGGPEAVAEAARKAAALALRWAEEAETDAAKDAVEPGSTPTAAEPDPTPTAAKPDRTPDAG
- a CDS encoding dihydrolipoamide acetyltransferase family protein codes for the protein MAQVLEFKLPDLGEGLTEAEIVRWLVQVGDVVTVDQPVVEVETAKAMVEVPCPYGGVVTARFGEEGTELPVGAPLLTVAVGAAASGGPATGSGSGDGSREDAHVGSGEGSGNVLVGYGTGAAPARRRRVRPTARTASTDPSAHTAAAEAPASPMPDVPDIAHATPDIAPDSGNGHRADGPVPVISPLVRRLARENGLDLRELTGSGPDGLILRADVEYALRAAAASSARPSPHASMPSATTPSSAAPTAAAPSAPTDSPLAPVTPLVPTPAESLVARVTHAPAGAPVTSTPGGTRIPLKGIRGAVADKLSRSRREIPDATCWVDADATELMRAREAMNGAGRTKISLLALLARICTAALARFPELNSTVDVEAREIVQLDHVHLGFAAQTERGLVVPVVRDAHARDAESLTAEFARLTEAARTGTLTPAELTGGTFTLNNYGVFGVDGSTPIINHPEAAMLGVGRIVPKPWVHQGELAVRQVVQLSLTFDHRVCDGGTAGGFLRHVADCVEQPAVLLRTM
- a CDS encoding alpha-ketoacid dehydrogenase subunit beta, which translates into the protein MTTVALKPATMAQALTRALRDAMAADPAVHVMGEDVGTLGGVFRVTDGLAKEFGEDRCTDTPLAEAGILGTAVGMAMYGLRPVVEMQFDAFAYPAFEQLISHVSRMRNRTRGTMPLPITIRVPYGGGIGGVEHHSDSSEAYYMATPGLHVVTPATVADAYGLLRAAIASDDPVVVLEPKRLYWSKDSWNPEEPTAVEPIGRAVVRRSGRSATLITYGPSVPVCLEAAEAARAEGWDLEVVDLRSLVPFDDETVSASVRRTGRAVVVHESGGFGGPGGEIAARVTERCFHYLEAPVLRVAGFDIPYPPPMLERHHLPGVDRILDAVGRLQWEAQS
- the pdhA gene encoding pyruvate dehydrogenase (acetyl-transferring) E1 component subunit alpha — its product is MTVMEQRGAYRPTPPPAWQPRMDPAPLLPDAEPYRVLGTDAAAKADPALLRRLYAHLVRGRRYNAQATALTKQGRLAVYPSSTGQEACEVAAALALEERDWLFPSYRDTLAAVARGMDPVQALTLLRGDWHTGYDPHEHRVAPLCTPLATQLPHAVGLAHAARLKGDDVVALALVGDGGTSEGDFHEALNFAAVWQAPVVFLVQNNGFAISVPLAKQTAAPSLAHKAVGYGMLGRLVDGNDAAAVHEVLSDAVRHARAGGGPTLVEAVTYRIEAHTNADDDKRYRADTEVETWRAHDPIALLERELTERGLIDEDGIRHAREDAERLAADLREHMNQDPALDPMDLFAHVYAEPTPQLRQQREQLAAELEAEREGTHP
- a CDS encoding Lrp/AsnC family transcriptional regulator — its product is MAEGPEGSPLPPARPLDAIDQDILQMLQADGRASIRSVAERVHVSRANAYARINRLIEDGVIRGFGARVDHERAGQGTSAYITLKIVQNTWRTVREQLKQLPGAAHIALVGGDFDVLLLVHTSDNRALRELVLTRIQAIPEVLSTRTLLVFEEEDLEPQA
- a CDS encoding IS630 family transposase encodes the protein MTSTAGASVPRRGPKLQPLLLSDDERAVLERWTRRATSAQALALRARIVLACAGPEVPPIVAVARELRVAADTVRKWRRRFLTQRLDGLVDEPRPGRPPTISVDQVEAVVVTTLEQLPKNATHWSRKSMAQHSGLSKSTVGRIWRQFQLKPHLADTFKLSTDPLFVEKVYDVVGLYFNPPEGAVVLSVDEKSQIQALDRSQPVLPIMPGMPERRTHDYVRNGLTTLFAAFDVATGEVITALHRRHRAAEFKKFLIRIDKEVPAQLQVHLIVDNYGTHKTPAIKAWLARHPRFELHFTPTGSSWINQVERWFGYLAHQMIRRGAHKNIQALEADIRAWVKDWNEDPKPFIWTKTAEEILDSLARLCRRISGAGH